Proteins encoded together in one Lathyrus oleraceus cultivar Zhongwan6 chromosome 5, CAAS_Psat_ZW6_1.0, whole genome shotgun sequence window:
- the LOC127084095 gene encoding ethylene-responsive transcription factor ERF014 — protein MVKSQSNNKIKQEPLTKTKAIISDNSNTMKKKYKGVRMRSWGSWVSEIRAPNQKTRIWLGSYSTPEAAARAYDAALLCLKGSSSASNLNFPLTVSSSVSHCIIPQDMSPKSIQRVAAAAANNFNLNVTPSSSSSSLVSSPSMGSSSDDVSIRSSSDQANREMMDMMETNWYGLEGLESPKYVDQVLLSASFFDVEYSSYLLGDVYEESDIRLWNFN, from the coding sequence ATGGTTAAGTCTCAGAGTAAcaacaagatcaaacaagaaccattaacaaaaacaaaggcaaTAATCTCAGATAATAGCAACACGATGAAGAAGAAGTATAAAGGAGTAAGAATGAGGAGTTGGGGTTCGTGGGTCTCAGAGATTAGAGCACCGAATCAAAAAACAAGAATATGGTTAGGTTCTTATTCAACTCCAGAAGCTGCTGCTAGAGCTTATGATGCTGCACTTTTGTGCCTTAAAGGTTCATCTTCAGCTTCAAATCTCAATTTCCCTTTAACAGTCTCTTCTTCGGTTTCGCATTGCATTATTCCTCAAGATATGTCTCCGAAATCAATTCAAAGAGTTGCTGCAGCTGCTGCTAATAATTTTAATCTCAATGTCACTCcctcttcatcatcatcatcattggttTCATCTCCATCAATGGGTTCTTCTTCGGATGATGTTTCAATTAGGTCATCTTCTGATCAAGCTAACCGTGAAATGATGGATATGATGGAGACTAATTGGTATGGATTAGAAGGTTTAGAATCTCCTAAATATGTTGATCAGGTGTTGTTAAGTGCTTCTTTCTTTGATGTTGAATATTCATCATATTTGCTTGGTGATGTGTATGAAGAAAGTGATATTCGTTTATGGAACTTCAACTGA